TGCTAATAATACTGCTAACGTTCTTTTCATAATTATTATTTACCTCCTTTTTAATACTATGGATTCAATTCCATTTATCAACATGTAAAACGTCACGCTTATGAACACCATGACGTAAACATACGCAAAGGCCACATCTACCATCATAAACTCCGTATGATAGGCAATCTGGGGGCCAACCCCCACGTTGCCGCTTACAAGCTCCGCACCTACGGCGGAAGTTGTCGCAAAGATCGTGGCAAGCCTCATGCCGGTAAAAACATTCGGCAGGGCGGAAGGAATAAGAACTTTAAAAAATGTCTGCAATTTTGTTGCCCTGAGTGATTTCATAAGCTCATACCGCTCAACCGATACGCTTCTTACACCGGTCATTGTACTCATCATATTGATGGGGAAAGAAGAAAGCGCAACCGCGACAATCTTTACGGAAATACCAAATCCCATCCAAAGCATTAAAAGCGGTACCATAATAATTTGAGGCGTAACAATCAAAAATATTACATAAGGACTGATCGCCTTGTCTAAGAACTTGTTGCTTGTGAATATAAGCGCCAGAGAAATTCCCGCAGTAACGCCGATTACATAGCCTATTAAAATTTCCTGAATGGTGATAAGGGTGTTAGGCCATATCACATCCATCTGTGAAATCAAAGTGCGTATGGTATCCGACGGCTTTGAAATAAGCCATGCAGGCATATCAAGCGCAACCACAAGAAATTCAAAAGCAGCGAAAACAAAACCAAAAACCAGAACAGGCGCTAATAAATTAAACGTTCGTCTGGCAATACCCTTTTCTGCCATAAAAACCTCCCCTATTTAACGGTCGAAAGATCGATCTCTCCGATAAGCGCAGTTATTTTTTCCTCATATTCGATGAATTTGGGATCTGCAATTATGGATAAATCCCTTGGGTATGGGAGATCTATCTTAACTTCCTCAAGAATTTGACCGGGATTCGTAGACATAACGTATACCTTTGAGGACATAAGCACGGATTCACGAACATTATGGGTTATAAACACGATGGTCTGGCTGAGCTTTTCCCATATGCTGAGGGTCTCTAAGTCAAGCTGTTCCCTTAGCATATCATCAAGGGCACCGAAGGGTTCGTCCATAAGAAGAATCTCCGGCTTAATGGCCATCCCTCTTAAAACTCCTACCCTTTGAAGCATTCCGCCTGAAAGAGCCGACGGCCGAAGGTCTGCACACTGGCTTAACCGCCCTATTTCTATAAGCTCGTCTACGTATTTATCCCATTCTTCGCCTTTAAGCCCTACTATTTTCTGTGGAAAAGCGATATTCTCCCGTAAAGTAAGCCATGGAAGGAGATTCGGCCTTTGGAAAATAAATCCCATTTTACGAATTACCGACTTTGGAACATTCTTTTCATACTTATAGCCGTCTACGATAATTTCTCCTGAGGTAGGCTCTATAATATCGCATATCAGCCGGACAATCGTCGATTTTCCGCAGCCGGAAGGGCCTACGATAGACACAATGGATTTTTCAGGAATCGTTATATTTATATCCTTTAATGCGTGTATCGTCTGACGCTTCGTCTTGTATATTTTATTAACATTATTCAGAACAATTTTATCCATTTTACCCTACCTCACTATCGTGTCCAGGTTACGAGTTTCTTTTCAAAAATTTCTACGATTAGAAACATAACGCGGCCTGTAATACCTACAATCAGGATACAGCCCCATACAATAGGCATTTTCAAAAGCCCGCTGAAATACTGAACAGCAAAGCCCATGCCTACCTTTCCTGCAATAAACTCTATACCTATGGTGTTAAGGATTGAAAATGTACAGCCAAGGCGAAGCCCTGTAAAAATCTCCGGCAAAGCACTTGGAAAAACAAATTTAAAGAATCTTTGGGCTCTTGTTGCTCCGTAGCTTTCCGCAAGGTCCAGAAGCCTGCTTTCAACATTTACAAAGCCTGAAAGGGTATTCAGCGTAATAATAGACGCTACGTTCATAAATACGGGAATAGCCCTGTATTCTATGTCAAAGCCTACCCAAACCATGTATATCGGTATAATTACCATAGTAGGCAAAGTAACAAGAACCGTAATCAGAGGAGAAAGTGCCCTTATGGCAAGCTTTGACTGGGAAATTAAAGACGCCAGCAAAATTCCGAAAGATACCCCTGAAATATACCCGATGGCAATGATTTTTACGGTAGCAAGCCAGTGAACAAGAAGCTCTGATTTAAAATACTTCATCGTTTCTTTTACTATAATATGGGGCGCCGGAATAACCACAAAAGAGATATCAAAGATATAAACTGCGGCTTCCCAGAAAATAAGTATAATTAAGAGCATCATCAGGCCGGGCCAGCTAT
This is a stretch of genomic DNA from Anaeropeptidivorans aminofermentans. It encodes these proteins:
- a CDS encoding ABC transporter ATP-binding protein — its product is MDKIVLNNVNKIYKTKRQTIHALKDINITIPEKSIVSIVGPSGCGKSTIVRLICDIIEPTSGEIIVDGYKYEKNVPKSVIRKMGFIFQRPNLLPWLTLRENIAFPQKIVGLKGEEWDKYVDELIEIGRLSQCADLRPSALSGGMLQRVGVLRGMAIKPEILLMDEPFGALDDMLREQLDLETLSIWEKLSQTIVFITHNVRESVLMSSKVYVMSTNPGQILEEVKIDLPYPRDLSIIADPKFIEYEEKITALIGEIDLSTVK
- a CDS encoding ABC transporter permease, with the translated sequence MAEKGIARRTFNLLAPVLVFGFVFAAFEFLVVALDMPAWLISKPSDTIRTLISQMDVIWPNTLITIQEILIGYVIGVTAGISLALIFTSNKFLDKAISPYVIFLIVTPQIIMVPLLMLWMGFGISVKIVAVALSSFPINMMSTMTGVRSVSVERYELMKSLRATKLQTFFKVLIPSALPNVFTGMRLATIFATTSAVGAELVSGNVGVGPQIAYHTEFMMVDVAFAYVYVMVFISVTFYMLINGIESIVLKRR
- a CDS encoding ABC transporter permease, with the translated sequence MKDKNALKNRLSSSWRNSWPGLMMLLIILIFWEAAVYIFDISFVVIPAPHIIVKETMKYFKSELLVHWLATVKIIAIGYISGVSFGILLASLISQSKLAIRALSPLITVLVTLPTMVIIPIYMVWVGFDIEYRAIPVFMNVASIITLNTLSGFVNVESRLLDLAESYGATRAQRFFKFVFPSALPEIFTGLRLGCTFSILNTIGIEFIAGKVGMGFAVQYFSGLLKMPIVWGCILIVGITGRVMFLIVEIFEKKLVTWTR